The following coding sequences lie in one Arabidopsis thaliana chromosome 3, partial sequence genomic window:
- a CDS encoding AT hook motif DNA-binding family protein (AT hook motif DNA-binding family protein; FUNCTIONS IN: DNA binding; INVOLVED IN: biological_process unknown; LOCATED IN: cellular_component unknown; EXPRESSED IN: 22 plant structures; EXPRESSED DURING: 13 growth stages; CONTAINS InterPro DOMAIN/s: Protein of unknown function DUF296 (InterPro:IPR005175), AT hook, DNA-binding motif (InterPro:IPR017956); BEST Arabidopsis thaliana protein match is: AT hook motif DNA-binding family protein (TAIR:AT2G45850.2); Has 861 Blast hits to 857 proteins in 59 species: Archae - 0; Bacteria - 6; Metazoa - 83; Fungi - 11; Plants - 756; Viruses - 0; Other Eukaryotes - 5 (source: NCBI BLink).) produces MDRRDAMALSGSGSYYIQRGIPGSGPPPPQTQPTFHGSQGFHHFTNSISPFGSNPNPNPNPGGVSTGFVSPPLPVDSSPADSSAAAAGALVAPPSGDTSVKRKRGRPRKYGQDGGSVSLALSPSISNVSPNSNKRGRGRPPGSGKKQRLSSIGEMMPSSTGMSFTPHVIVVSIGEDIASKVISFSHQGPRAICVLSASGAVSTATLLQPAPSHGTIIYEGLFELISLSTSYLNTTDNDYPNRTGSLAVSLASPDGRVIGGGIGGPLIAASQVQVIVGSFIWAIPKGKIKKREETSEDVQDTDALENNNDNTAATSPPVPQQSQNIVQTPVGIWSTGSRSMDMHHPHMDIDLMRG; encoded by the exons ATGGATCGAAGAGACGCAATGGCGTTATCCGGGTCGGGTTCTTACTATATCCAAAGAGGAATCCCCGGTTCtggtcctcctcctcctcaaaCTCAACCAACGTTTCACGGATCACAAGGATTTCATCATTTCACCAATTCCATCTCTCCTTTTGGGtcaaacccaaacccaaatcCAAACCCTGGAGGTGTCTCTACTGGATTCGTGTCTCCTCCTTTACCCGTTGACTCTTCTCCGGCTGATTCGTCAGCGGCGGCGGCGGGAGCTTTGGTTGCTCCTCCTTCAGGTGACACGTCTGTGAAGCGGAAGAGAGGACGGCCTAGAAAATATGGACAAGATGGTGGTTCTGTTTCGTTGGCATTGTCTCCTTCTATCTCCAACGTTTCCCCGAACTCTAACAAACGTGGCCGTGGAAGACCTCCTGGCTCCGGCAAGAAGCAACGGCTATCTTCCATTG GTGAAATGATGCCTTCATCAACTGGGATGAGCTTCACACCGCATGTAATCGTAGTTTCCATTGGTGAA GACATTGCTTCAAAGGTTATATCGTTCTCGCATCAAGGTCCACGAGCGATATGTGTCTTATCCGCAAGTGGTGCTGTCTCTACTGCAACTCTTCTTCAGCCAGCACCTTCTCATGGAACTATTATATACGAG GGTCTATTCGAGCTCATATCTCTCTCAACTTCTTATCTGAACACAACTGACAATGACTACCCAAACCGCACTGGAAGTCTAGCGGTCTCACTTGCTAGCCCCGATGGTCGTGTCATTGGTGGTGGAATTGGAGGTCCTCTAATAGCAGCAAGCCAAGTCCAG GTCATTGTTGGCAGCTTCATTTGGGCAATTCCGAAAGGGAAGATTAAAAAACGTGAAGAAACTTCTGAAGATGTCCAAGATACTGATGCTTTGGAAAACAACAACGATAACACAGCAGCAACGTCACCTCCTGTTCCTCAGCAAAGTCAGAACATTGTTCAGACTCCTGTAGGCATTTGGTCAACTGGTTCAAGGTCAATGGATATGCATCACCCCCATATGGACATTGATCTAATGCGTGGATga
- a CDS encoding C2 calcium/lipid-binding plant phosphoribosyltransferase family protein (C2 calcium/lipid-binding plant phosphoribosyltransferase family protein; FUNCTIONS IN: molecular_function unknown; INVOLVED IN: tryptophan biosynthetic process; LOCATED IN: cellular_component unknown; CONTAINS InterPro DOMAIN/s: C2 membrane targeting protein (InterPro:IPR018029), C2 calcium/lipid-binding domain, CaLB (InterPro:IPR008973), Phosphoribosyltransferase C-terminal (InterPro:IPR013583), C2 calcium-dependent membrane targeting (InterPro:IPR000008); BEST Arabidopsis thaliana protein match is: C2 calcium/lipid-binding plant phosphoribosyltransferase family protein (TAIR:AT4G11610.1); Has 6422 Blast hits to 4830 proteins in 287 species: Archae - 0; Bacteria - 0; Metazoa - 3763; Fungi - 508; Plants - 1619; Viruses - 8; Other Eukaryotes - 524 (source: NCBI BLink).) has protein sequence MMSNLKLGVEVISARLKPREDYGGVNAYVELRFDDQKVITMTKIDDSSPVWNEKFFFNISDTEDLSNQFLDAYVYNKTSSITKSCLGKIRILGTAFLPYSEAVGLPYPLEKEKWSMFSSAAANGGELALKVFLTDNPSPKVPNLISTKKIPSKSRHKFHNIPTNESNHSPRGNQQSFQPQPPPPQSQTALPPPMMESSLYQAPRFGTPIPTTMGFNPNPPDYSIKETKPILGGGKRARSSDHDLVEPMEFLFIKIVKARNLPSMDLTGSLDPYIEVKLGNYTGKTKHFEKNQNPVWNEVFAFSKSNQQSNVLEVIVMDKDMVKDDFVGLIRFDLNQIPTRVAPDSPLAPEWYRVNNEKGGEIMLAVWFGTQADEAFSDATYSDALNAVNKSSLRSKVYHSPRLWYLRVNVIEAQDLVIVPDRTRLPNPYVKIRLNNQVVRTKPSHSLNPRWNEEFTLVAAEPFEDLIISIEDRVAPNREETLGEVHIPIGTIDKRIDDNRTVPNRWFSLKTENQRRVRFATTRLHLNVCLEGGYHVLDESTYYSSDFRPSMKELLSHKQPSFGVLELGILRIEGLNLSQEGKKETVDAYCVAKYGTKWVRTRTVTNCLNPRFNEQYTWEVYEPATVITIGVFDNNQINSGNGNKGDGKIGKIRVRISTLEAGRIYSHSYPLLVLRPSGLKKMGELHLAIRFSCSSMFQMLMQYWKPLLPKMHYARPLKVVQQEILRQHAVNLVAARLSRAEPPLRKEVVEYISDSNSHLWSMRKSRANLFRLSSVFSGLLGTGEWFQDICRWKKPVETTAIHIIFLVLVCSPEMILPVMSLCLFMLGVWNYRLRPRQPPHMDTRLSFADNIHPEELNEEFDTFPFSSQDPGIVKMRYERLRSIASRAQTVVGDIAGQGERVQALLSWRDPRATSIFMVLCLVSTVVLYVVPFKVFVLLAGLYIMRPPRFRGKTPPGPINFFRRLPAKTDCML, from the coding sequence atgATGAGTAATCTGAAACTTGGCGTTGAAGTCATAAGCGCAAGGCTCAAACCTAGAGAGGACTATGGCGGTGTTAACGCTTACGTCGAGCTACGATTTGACGATCAGAAAGTCATAACTATGACTAAGATCGATGACTCTAGTCCGGTGTGGAACGAGaagttcttcttcaacatctctgATACAGAGGATTTATCAAATCAATTTCTTGACGCTTACGTTTACAATAAAACCAGCAGCATAACAAAATCTTGTCTAGGTAAGATTCGAATATTGGGAACTGCGTTTCTCCCGTACTCAGAAGCTGTTGGATTGCCTTATCCtctagagaaagagaaatggagCATGTTCTCTTCCGCTGCCGCCAATGGAGGTGAGCTCGCTCTCAAAGTTTTCCTCACTGATAACCCCTCTCCCAAGGTACCGAATCTAATCTCTACAAAGAAGATTCCTTCTAAATCAAGGCACAAATTTCACAACATCCCCACAAATGAGAGTAACCATAGCCCACGAGGGAATCAGCAATCGTTTCAACCGCAACCGCCTCCGCCTCAATCGCAAACGGCTCTACCGCCACCGATGATGGAGTCTTCTCTCTATCAAGCACCGAGGTTTGGTACTCCGATACCTACAACTATGGGGTTTAATCCGAATCCACCGGATTATTCTATCAAAGAGACGAAACCGATTCTCGGAGGAGGCAAACGAGCAAGATCAAGTGATCATGATCTCGTCGAGCCAATGGAGtttctcttcatcaaaatCGTGAAAGCTAGAAATCTTCCATCCATGGACTTAACCGGAAGTCTAGATCCATACATCGAAGTCAAACTCGGAAACTATACCGGCAAAACCAAACATTTtgagaagaatcaaaacccGGTTTGGAACGAAGTCTTCGCTTTCTCCAAATCCAATCAACAATCAAACGTTCTTGAAGTCATCGTCATGGACAAAGACATGGTCAAAGACGATTTCGTCGGTTTAATCCGGTTCGATCTCAATCAGATTCCGACACGTGTCGCACCAGACAGTCCTTTAGCTCCAGAATGGTACAGAGTCAACAACGAGAAAGGAGGCGAGATTATGTTGGCTGTTTGGTTCGGTACTCAAGCCGACGAAGCGTTCTCAGACGCGACATACTCAGACGCTTTAAACGCTGTTAACAAATCGAGTTTGCGTTCTAAAGTCTATCATTCTCCAAGGCTTTGGTACCTCCGGGTTAATGTCATCGAGGCACAAGACTTAGTTATTGTACCAGACCGGACTCGATTGCCAAATCCATATGTAAAAATCCGGTTGAATAACCAAGTGGTTCGAACCAAACCGAGTCACTCGCTGAATCCAAGATGGAACGAAGAGTTCACTCTCGTCGCGGCTGAACCGTTTGAAGATCTGATCATCTCGATTGAAGACCGAGTCGCACCTAACCGAGAGGAAACGCTGGGAGAGGTACATATACCGATTGGTACAATTGATAAACGGATTGACGATAACCGGACAGTGCCTAACCGTTGGTTTAGTCTTAAAACTGAGAACCAGAGAAGAGTCAGATTCGCGACGACGAGACTTCATCTAAACGTTTGTCTAGAAGGAGGCTACCACGTTCTTGATGAATCTACTTACTACAGCAGCGATTTCAGACCGTCGATGAAAGAGTTGTTGAGTCATAAACAACCGTCTTTTGGTGTTCTTGAATTAGGAATCTTGAGAATTGAAGGTTTGAATTTGAGCCAAGAAGGGAAGAAGGAGACGGTGGATGCTTATTGTGTAGCTAAGTATGGAACCAAATGGGTCAGGACTCGAACCGTTACGAACTGTTTAAACCCGCGGTTCAATGAGCAGTACACATGGGAGGTTTATGAGCCAGCAACTGTAATAACAATCGGTGTTTTCGATAACAATCAGATCAATAGTGGTAATGGTAACAAAGGAGATGGGAAAATTGGGAAAATCAGAGTTAGAATCTCGACTCTCGAAGCCGGAAGGATCTACAGTCACTCGTATCCGCTTCTTGTTCTTCGACCTTCAGGTTTAAAGAAAATGGGGGAGTTGCATTTAGCGATTAGGTTTTCCTGCTCATCGATGTTTCAGATGCTAATGCAGTACTGGAAACCGCTTCTTCCCAAGATGCATTACGCAAGACCGTTGAAAGTAGTGCAGCAGGAGATTCTTAGGCAGCATGCGGTTAACTTAGTGGCAGCTCGGTTAAGTAGAGCCGAGCCGCCACTTAGAAAAGAAGTAGTTGAATACATTTCGGATTCAAATTCGCATTTATGGAGCATGAGGAAGAGCCGTGCAAATCTCTTCAGATTGAGTTCTGTTTTCTCTGGTTTACTAGGAACCGGAGAATGGTTTCAAGATATCTGCAGGTGGAAGAAACCGGTAGAAACTACAGCTATTCATATAATCTTCTTGGTGTTAGTGTGTTCGCCGGAGATGATTCTTCCAGTGATGTCTCTTTGCTTGTTCATGCTTGGGGTATGGAACTACAGGCTCCGTCCAAGACAACCTCCACACATGGACACAAGACTATCATTTGCAGACAATATCCACCCGGAAGAGCTTAACGAAGAGTTCGATACCTTCCCTTTTTCGTCTCAAGACCCGGGGATTGTAAAAATGCGGTACGAGCGGTTAAGGAGTATCGCTAGTAGAGCTCAAACGGTTGTGGGAGATATAGCAGGTCAAGGAGAACGAGTTCAGGCTCTGTTAAGCTGGAGAGATCCAAGAGCAACTTCGATCTTCATGGtgctttgtttggtttctacTGTCGTTTTGTATGTTGTGCcgtttaaggtttttgttcttctcgCCGGACTATACATCATGAGACCTCCAAGATTCAGGGGTAAGACACCTCCTGGACCTATTAATTTCTTCCGACGACTTCCTGCTAAAACAGATTGTATGCTGTAG